The Camelus bactrianus isolate YW-2024 breed Bactrian camel chromosome 11, ASM4877302v1, whole genome shotgun sequence genomic interval TGACCCGCCCGCGGCCGCCGCAGCCGCCCCGCGGGGACATTCATTCCGGCCGCTTGCCTCTCTCTGGGCCGGGCGTAGGGGCTGCATTGTAGGGGTTTTGTCcccctctgcctttttttttcttttctcctttttttttttttttttttgttttttgttttttggggtttttgttgttgttgttgttgttgctcttgCCTCTCCTATGTTtgggaaaacagacaaaatggaCGTTCGGTGCCACTCGGACGCAGAGGCTGCCAGGGTCTCGAAGAACGCGCACAAGGAGAGCCGGGAGAGCAAGGGCGCGGAGGGGAACCTCCCTGCTGCCTACCTCAAGGAGCCGCAGGGCGCCTTCTCCGCGTCGGGCGCCGCGGAAGATTGTAACAAAAGTAAATCCAATTCCACAGCCGACCCGGATTACTGCCGCCGGATCCTGGTCCGAGGTAGGAATGGGGCAGGGCTGCGGGGAGCGTTCTTTAGGGGCGACTCCGAGGCTTGAGCTCCGCGCCGCCGCCAACCCTGGCCGCCGGGGACGGTCTGCGGGCTGGGACTTAAGAGAAAGTTGCTGGCCCTCCCCGCCCTGGGTCCGGCCGGCCGCTGGGGACTCCCACCTGGGGCGCGCTCTCTCCGGGAGCCTGGATCCCTCCAAGCCTCGAGGGGCCCCGCCGGCTCGGCTGCTGAGGGAGCCGAGGGTCTGTGCGGGCCGGCTCAGGCTCCAGGCTGCGGCCTCCCACCCGGGAAAGGAGCAGGAAACTCTGGAGGATGAGTTCGCGTTCTGCTGGTCGGAGGACCTGACCGAAACCCTCCCGCGGGCTCCCGCATGCTGGCGAGTTGAGCGCGGCGCTGGAGAACAGCCGCGGACTGCGGGCTGCGGGCTACAGCCCGGCCAGTGGCGCGCTGGGCCGAGGGGCCCGGCGCCGCGCTCCGGGCTGGCGGGCGCCTCTGGGAGAAGGAGCTGGGCTGGGTTGCCGGGCCGCGAATGTCGCCTTAGTGCTGGGCTCGGCCTCGCTCTGCTGCGCCGTGTGCGCTCGGCTCGGGCGGCGGCGGTGGTGAGGCCCGGCCTCGGCCCGGCGCCGCCCCCGCCAGCAGATCGCCAGGCCCCGCAGGCTCCGACTCCGTCCCTCCTCCTTTCGCCGCCTGGGCTCGGGAGAGGAGaccccagggtgggggtggggaccgcCGGAGAGCGGTCTGGTCAACACGCTCCAGAGCTGGGGCAGGCAAGTCCTGGGTTGGTAAGTGCAGGCACCCTCAGGTTACAGGGGACCCAGTCTACGCAGCCGAGGCCCCCAGGCAAAAGGAACGTTAGACGATTTGAAATTGATTGTTTTCCCTCCCTTGTCCGAAAGGCTCTACAAAGGCCAAGCCCGATTTCCCCTCCCATCAGATATGTGGAGTTAGTACCCTCACCCACCAAACACACAGCTTCCTTGCTCCCCAGCTGTAGCtgcaccccacccacccacctccggACTGCAGGCTGCTAGTGATTATGTCCCATAAGCCAACTCCTGCCAGGGGAGGTGGTGGGAGACAGGAGGGTGATGGTGCCTGACATCTCCCCTTCCCCAGATGCCAAGGGGTCCATCCGAGAGATCATCCTGCCCAAGGGCCTGGACCTGGATCGGCCCAAGAGGACGCGCACGTCCTTCACTGCGGAGCAGCTCTACAGGCTGGAGATGGAGTTCCAGCGCTGCCAATACGTGGTGGGCCGCGAGAGGACGGAGCTTGCGCGGCAGCTCAACCTCTCCGAGACCCAGGTACCCGTCGGCCCACACAGCTCGGCACTAGCCTCCTTTCCCATCACCCCCAGCCAGCTCTTCCACATCACCTAGCTTGGCTCTGGACAGAGCCTCCCAGAGGAGGTAGAGGAGATAGAGAGGATGGGGAAGAAAGGCCTAATGCTTTCTCCCCTTCCTAAGCCATCCTTTCCCCCTTCACCCCCGAATCTTCCAGGGCCCATGAGACCCCAAATCCTGtccttttggatttctttttggaCCCCAAGTCTTGAGAATTCCCTGCTTGCCTCTGCTTTTGGAGGAACTGATTTTTGTCCCTGTTTTGGCCACCCCATTTTGGCCAGATTTCCAGGCACCACCCCCTCTGGAGACCCCAGCCTTAAACAGCACCCAGGCCCACTGAGCAAAAATGGGGCTAGGGCCAAAGCCGCCTGTTCCAGCGCTGTGGGTGACAATTTGGGATTAGAGAGGTGCATATTCCACAGATCTGCCTTTGCAGACCAGGCTGCCCTCCATGGCCTTGAGCTAGACCCAGCCCCATTCCCAGTCCTGAGCACCTAGGAGGCTCTGCCTTCAGTGCCAGTGATGTGTGAGTTATGGGATGGGACGCAGATTTTGGGCCTTGGGAGCCAGCACTGACAAATGTGCTTTAGATCTTCTCCTTTACCTGAAATCCATATGATGCTGCTTGGGTTGGCCTTGTGGACTCTGGGCCCAGGGGCACTTTAGGGCCTGAGAGCTTTGCATTGTGGAGGTAATTTAGGGCCTGCCCAGGGCATAGCACCAGTTTGGCCTAGGTAAGGCATATTCCTTTCTGAGGACCAGTCCCTTTCCCTGTGCCCAGCTCCAAAGTGGTTGGGGGGCATTTTAGGTATGGGATCTGGGCAGAAAGCTGAGAACCAAGGACAAAACATATTGGATGTTCATTTTGAGTTTGAGTTGGCATGGTAGCTTTTCCCTATTCTCTCTGCTACCACCCTTCTTAGTTTACAAAATCTAGACAGGATAACCTTTCCATAGAGCTGCCTAATTCCATTCTGGGCCACCAGCTAGGCCTGAAGAAGGGCAGAGTGAGAAAAGTAGGTAAGAGAGGAGGTTGATCGAGAGCATTTAGTCCACCCCAGTCTACTGTCTTCCTCCCATGACTCCAAAGTTCATGATGGAGAGCAGCAGAGTAAATTAAGGATATCACTCAGACCCTCCCATCCAGCTGGTAGTGAGGAGGTGGGAAAATCTTGGCCTATGAAGTCCATCTTGCACAAATTATTCCTTCTATTGCCATCTTCCCTGCTTGCTGCTAGTTGATGGTCAAGTCTGACACCAGCAAGCAAGAAACAGCCTCTTACAGCCTTCAACAAGAGTGGTGCTGTTGGGACTAAATTCGTGCGGTTTGGGCCAGGGGCCTGGGTCCTGAAAGGCAGGGCAACACTCCACCCCACCCATCCCACTTCCTACTTACCACTTGCCACCCAGCATCCCTTAGGCCTTCCACCTGCTGGAAATGAGGGCCTTTATGCAGCACTGATCCACAGGTTTGGCTGCGCCCACTGAAATCCCTTCTCGTCTTTCTTCCGGTTAGGGTCAtggacattttttatttgtaacCTGGGCCTGCCTAGGCCTGCTTCCATGACCCGGAAGTGCAGCCTAGCGGAGCTGTGTCCCCTTCTTGGTGGACCTGGCTCCCCACCACTCACCCCACAGCTCCCGGGTCCGATCTCTCTGGCTGGAGTTGGGGAGGGCACCCGGAGCCCTCGTGCCCTAGGTGCCCGCTCCCCCTGACGCCCgtctccctctgcccctctctcccaCTATCCCCGCGCCCCGGCGTGCAGGTGAAGGTCTGGTTCCAGAACCGGCGCACGAAGCAGAAGAAGGACCAGGGCAAGGACTCAGAGCTGCGCTCGGTGGTATCTGAGACGGCTGCCACGTGCAGCGTGCTGCGACTGCTGGAGCAGGGCCGCCTGCTGTCGCCGCCCGGCCTGCCCGCTCTGCTGCCGCCGTGCGCCACGGGCGCTCTCGGCTCCGCGCTACGCGGGCCCAGTCTGCCGGCCCTGGGCGCGGGCGCCGCCGCGGGCTCGGCctccgccgccgctgccgccgccccgGGTCCCGCGGGCGCCGCGTCCCCTCACCCACCGGCCGTGGGCGGCGCTCCGGGTCCCGGGCCCACCGGGCCAGGGGGACTGCACGCGGGCGCACCGGCCGCCGGCCACGGCCTCTTCAGCCTGCCTGTGCCCTCGCTGCTCGGCTCGGTCGCCAGCCGCCTGTCCTCCGCCCCGTTGACAATGGCGGGTTCGCTGGCCGGGAATTTGCAAGAACTCTCCGCCCGATACCTGAGCTCCTCGGCCTTCGAGCCTTACTCCCGGACCAACAATAAAGAAGGGGCCGAGAAAAAAGCGCTGGACTGATTTTAAGTGTTTccctgtatttatatttatagtatCTATTGTGGTGATATTTATGGACACGCGCGTTTGGCGCCGGGGCTCCTGCGCTGGGCTCCCGGCTCCCACGAGGCGTCTGACAGCTCTTCTTCCCCACCAGGCTCTGCTACCAGTATTATCccatttgagttttttttttttttttctccctaccttTCCTCTGTGTCGTTCTCCTCCCCTCCGCCCCTAACTTCCTTCTGAATCCAGGAGAATCCAAAGAATTGGGGCAAAAGCCTAAGTTAGCGAACCTGATGCCCCCAACCAGTGACGGCTCTGGAGGGAAAAGACTGGTTCTAAGTCCAAAGCACAGAACACCTGCTCCATATTGGGCCACTGCTGCCGTTGATTAGTCTTATGAATATTTGAAAAAGGAAAGCTGCACGCAGACCCCAGCTGAAAAGATTTCACTAGACCAAAAAGGAGGACGTTCCTTCCTCTCGCCAGAGAAACCAGGGCTTTTTGAAGCCCCTGGGCCCCACTTTGCGGACCTCTCCGGAAAGTCGATGCATATTCAGCTTCCTGGCTGGACAAATCCTGCCGAATTTTCTCCTCTTTAAAGAAACTCCAATCACAACCACCCCTGACCCCAGGAGACAATAAACCAAACATCCTGATAGGCAACGGTGGTAATAAATTTGATCTAACCAGCAATAAAACAAGAGGAACAACTACCACACAAAACCAAATGAAGTGGAAccagtttttaaatattcataacAATGGAGTTTGGAAGGCTTAAGAAAATTCAGAATAGAAAATGTATCCCAGGGCAATGCAAAATTAAAGTTCTGGGTGTGATGACTTTAAACAggaatttaaaagggaaaaagcaaaaggaaagccCACGCCGccgatgaaataaaattcagaatcTTTTCTGAGGCTGTTCCAGGAGTTGGCCGACAGCTTCACCCTCCTCCAGGAGAGAGATCAGTGCAGCTCGCGGCAGCTCCCGGACCCGGCGCTTTTCCCCATCGTGTCCTCGACGGGTGACTCTGGGTAGAATTGTTGGGTTTGGAAATGAATCAGTGCCCattgcctcctctcccccactccCCTGATTCACAAAGCCCTTCCAGCAAACATGAAGAGCCCGGATTTCAGAATTCTTTGCGGACCAGGAGGCAGGGTGGCGGTAAAGGACAGTAGGGCCGCCGGCCTCCTCTGTCAGTAATCTCTATATTCCGGATCAGTTCCTTGCATGGATAGGAAAGGCagccctctccaccccctcctcTAAAAAAGCCCCAGGGTTTCCATGGTTCCAAGACAGAAACCCGAACCGCGATGCCGTCGCGGCCTCACCCCTTACCCGCGCAACAACCACCGTCCCCACAGCCACCGCCACCCGCATTTTAACCAAAACCACAGACCCAGGCGGGGAGGTGTCGCAGTGTCTAGAATGTATTCCTCCATCCGACGCCAGCgcagagcatttaaaaaatagtaattttattgtaaattatTTAAGTCggaagcttttttcctttttttttttttttaggcaaatAGTGAAGAAAATAATGATTCAAACGCGGGTAGGTGTCACTGAATCCTGGCTACTAACTTTGTTCTGaatgttttggatatttggatgttttgtatttatgtggtgagagtgaaatatatatatctatgatGATAAATGAGGTGTATTTTTGTCTTGTATTTGAAggataaaaaaacacaaaaaaagaagaaaaggaagaaagacccAGCAAGTGATGTCTCAGCGTGGGGACTCCTGGGGcagagggtggcagccctggcAGTGCTGGGCCCTACAACTGGTACTGTGAACGCCTGGGATGAGGTCTGAGGAGGATTCCGGTCCCGGGGGACAGAGGTGCCTGGCTAAGATGTTTGTTCCACGTCCCTGAGTGTCTTACTCTCTGGCCCTCTATTCCAATGCTGTCGGAACTTCAGGTCCTCCCTCTTCGACTTCCCACTTGgtgtttcttgttttatttagaaatttgtCTCTGCACACCCTAGAGTTCCTAATAACTCTCCCTGCTTCTAGAGTTTTCCAGCCCCATCTCCATGCTGGCAGTATTTTGGATTTGTGCAATCGCAGGACCCTGAACAGGAaaaggtttttctttcttctgacttAGAATAAGTCTCTCCACCAGCAAAGAGAAACTTACAAGGAACAAGAGAATAAAGTAGATATTAATTCCTGTGGAGACCTCTCCCCACTAACCTACACATACACAGTGGTGACAAAGTAGACTGGTTCTGGGGAAGCAAGGAGGGTTAGGGACAGCGCTCCAAAACACACCCTCCTAAAGCCGTGTGTCAGCCTTCGTGGCGTATGAACACCTGGGTGATATGGGGCTCATGGTTCCTTGGGGCATCCGCACGAGCCAGGCCTTTTGGCCCCCTCTGCTTCTACTGTGTCTGAACCACAAGTTTGAGGCATCCAAAATGAGGCAGTGGCACAGTGTGGGCGGGAGAGTTGCTGAGCTGAGTATGGGTTGGACTCCACCAGGACCCTCACCATGAGCTCAGCATTTTGCGAGATCAGAGCAGCCCCAACCTCCAGACAGCCcacttttgtttttcagagttgCTACACACCCCTCAGCTTCATGACCTTTCcgctctttcttcccctccctgtctttctctttcttttttctcctttctttcacctctttctttctactctttctcttgtcttcttccttccttcctttctttctttttctctttttctttctcttccttcccctccctccttccctcccttcctctctctgccactTTCCTTCTTCTACCCCTTTGATCTACCCTTTGGGCCCCCTCTAACAATCTCTCTCCTGGTGGGCTCCTAGTCTCCATCCCCTTGTTTCTCCCCCTTTAAATGCTTCTCTCTagtctttctgtctccctccttcctgtctccatTTGGAGACTTCCACAgtccctctctcctgctctctttctcttcccttttagaTTCCTCTGCCTACCCGGGTGGCCCCAAGGCGGATGCGTGGGTGGCTTTGGCTGCAGTTTCACTGCTGGTGGCTGGGGCCAGCAAGGGGGGAGATAGGAGTGAGAAGGTGGCATAATTTTATGgaacaaaggaaaacacaaaatccCAGCTTCAGGATCCAACAAGCTCAGCCCCCTCTCCCAGGAGCCTCAGCCTGGGGAGTCACCAAGATCCCTTAAAcagcttctctctcccctttttactttcttcctaaaaagagaaagaaccagTTACCCCGGCTCCTCTCTGCTGtcacctcccttcccctccctgcctttGGGAGAGCTGCTGAGCTTTGTGCCTGCCACTCGGAGTGCAGTTGTTCTTAAAGAGACTCTTCTGCATAGAACAAGTAtcacaattttaattaaaagacatttataaACAATTCATTTCATGTTAGTGCCTGTGCTGTTTCCCCCTTCCCCAAGGGCCTCCAGCAAGTTGCTTTGGTCCCTGGAGGCCTCTAGTGAGGCCTCTGGCCTCCAGCTAGTGACTCAcaggccagggaggaggcaggtggcctCTGTGACAACAGCTGGCCCTACCTGGAAGAAAGTGGAAGGGACTCCTGGGGGCCAAGGAGaacagctggaggtgggggtgctgAAAGGCATCTCATGGTCAGGCCCGCAGAAAGCGATATCCAAGTTAGCTcaaagcagagaagaaagagaaagaaaacctgtCACCCAAACTCCCATGAGTTTGGTGGTCAGGTGAGGCAAAGATGTGAGAAGTCACTTGGGGAGCTGAACTGGACATATACATGTACGTGCGTATTCATAGCCACACTTGGAGCTGGCCTAATTCTGCGCCAGAATCTATGCGTAATAAGCAGCATTCAGCAGCCCCTTATAGTTTACAAACAGCTTTGTGCATATGCCATCTCTATTACTCCCCACTTTCAGCGATCCAGCCTCATTTTAAAGAGCCACGTACAGATTTGGAGTAGTcaaatgacttgctgaaggccACACAGTCAGAGCCACAAGACTCTAAGCTCCCCCTAGGGTCAGGGccttcctctttctgtttctttctcctctctccccctgtcctgcctctctccttccctcactcccttctttcttccctttcccttcttccttcattcctttatttTGTGTCCAAAGTGTCTGGCTCATGGTTACCCGAACTCTTTAGCCTATTTGCACCCACATCTGCCAATTCCTATTTCCAGCCCTCTTTCTACTATGCCAGCTGCTGAGGATTTACTTGGTGCCTTCATTAAGAGGTCTGATTTTCTcccttcctgttttctttcctgcTAGTATCCAACTCCTTCCCCCTACTTCCCTCTAGAATGCCATATCTAAACCCCTTTACCCTCTTTACCTTAcactttctaaaacatttttttaaattgaggtataacaTTCATACAGTTGATATCTATATGGTAAAGTACACAAAGCTTAAGTATACAGTTGatgaattatacacacacactcttgaATTGTTCCAGTGAAACTCTTTCAACTTCTCCTCTTGGACATGACACAGTGTCTTTCTCCTGAAAAGAAATGGTGTCATACTGGTGTGCTGCTTCACAGAAAACCATTCCAGGAAGTTTTTCTAAGGCTTCTTGAATGAATTAGAAATCACATAACATCCAACCCCctgcagtcctgggttcaagtgaCAAACACTTGATCAGAACTTCAAGTCTACTACATTGGGGTTTCTCAAGATACAAAGGAAGACCACCTACTTCAGAATTGCTTGGGGActagttaaaatgcagattcctaaacctcagccccacctgatgaatcagaaactctgggggtggggttcAGGAATATGATTGTTAACAAGTTTCCCAAGTGGTTCTTATCCATGCTAATATTTGAGCACTACTGTACTAAATGGCAAACTCCCAAAACACGGCATCCTCCAGCGtctggcccagggcctggcatttGGTAGGAACACAACTAATGTTAGTTGAACAAATTAATCCACATTTTCAGACAGTTTCTTGGATCACATCATACTACTATAATTTAACACCATTTCTACATTGGGAAATCTTTATATGTCAGAGTCTTTTTATTCAAATAGGTTTCATTTTgatggaggagagggagatgGGTCGATTTTGGTGGTTTCTTAGGCATCAGGGAAGGTCTTTTATCAAGCCACCAGGGACCATCTTTTTGGACCAGCTGCTCCCCTTCAGACCTGGGAGtttggggagggcaggaggaaggtcCTCCATATCTGCTGAAAGACACTCAGGTTCACATCTTTCTTGATTGGAACTGAAGGCATCTGTTGGAGAGACAGCAGAACTGTGGAAAGAGCAAGGCCCCAGGTCCAGAGGAACTGGCACGGAATGGACAAGGAAGCTGACAATTACTTCCATATTCTCTGGTTTATATAGTTGTTGATACAAAACTTATTTTCTATCTAAAAGCACATTTGCTTATTCTCTTAccctgaaaacagaaaataaatattgtgcTTTATGTGGTAGTATTGTATCCATTCTTAGAAATAATAGCAAGTCACACACGTTTCTCAGTATCTCACGAGGCCCAGGATGATGGTTTGTTGCACTAAGAAAAAGTAATTCATCTTAGTGGTTACTAGTTATAGGCTCTAGAGTCAGAgtgacttgggttcaaatcctagatccac includes:
- the VAX1 gene encoding ventral anterior homeobox 1 codes for the protein MFGKTDKMDVRCHSDAEAARVSKNAHKESRESKGAEGNLPAAYLKEPQGAFSASGAAEDCNKSKSNSTADPDYCRRILVRDAKGSIREIILPKGLDLDRPKRTRTSFTAEQLYRLEMEFQRCQYVVGRERTELARQLNLSETQVKVWFQNRRTKQKKDQGKDSELRSVVSETAATCSVLRLLEQGRLLSPPGLPALLPPCATGALGSALRGPSLPALGAGAAAGSASAAAAAAPGPAGAASPHPPAVGGAPGPGPTGPGGLHAGAPAAGHGLFSLPVPSLLGSVASRLSSAPLTMAGSLAGNLQELSARYLSSSAFEPYSRTNNKEGAEKKALD